From Psychroflexus torquis ATCC 700755, the proteins below share one genomic window:
- a CDS encoding DUF6146 family protein, translated as MRYLIILLLVGSVMSCSIQKQGTKQAFEDSKVDNDTIRIANDSLEYEIIIVEPGFNAWLASQRPRGYYGLNYLDQRNEFYIIIYNMRVNDPMGFDPNLYPFRINYEMGVDYGYEVNYLLYHYFLFFEEKYNQRLR; from the coding sequence ATGCGCTATTTAATCATACTTCTTCTAGTAGGTTCTGTAATGAGTTGTTCCATACAAAAGCAGGGAACTAAACAGGCTTTCGAGGATTCAAAAGTGGACAACGATACCATTAGAATTGCCAACGATTCCCTTGAGTATGAAATCATTATCGTAGAACCTGGTTTTAACGCTTGGCTAGCTTCGCAAAGACCAAGAGGGTATTATGGACTCAATTACTTAGATCAACGCAATGAATTCTACATTATCATTTATAACATGAGAGTGAACGACCCCATGGGATTTGATCCAAATTTATATCCTTTCCGTATAAATTATGAAATGGGTGTCGACTACGGATACGAGGTGAATTATTTACTATACCATTATTTTTTATTTTTTGAAGAAAAATATAATCAGAGATTGAGATAA
- a CDS encoding septal ring lytic transglycosylase RlpA family protein yields the protein MKFYVFCFLFWLSSIAFAQTQTGKASFYADKFEGKQTASGEIYKHNLPTAAHRKLAFGSKVKVTNLQNYKTAMVTINDRGPFIRGRIIDLSRSVAQTLDILDNGVTEVKIEVLKNQDVNVTSASTSTSPSTPQTPIAKPTTNKDKTNNNSQMQSIETFEEKEFYEINIDEITPDFFGVQIASFQDTDNLLRMVNRLKVNYNSKVLVQVKTVSGSRVYTLILGQYKSRKAAENFQSRMLNKYPDSFIVDMTIKD from the coding sequence ATGAAATTTTACGTATTCTGTTTTCTATTTTGGTTGAGTAGTATTGCTTTCGCTCAAACACAAACAGGTAAAGCTTCTTTTTATGCCGATAAATTTGAAGGTAAACAGACTGCAAGTGGGGAAATTTATAAGCACAACTTACCTACTGCAGCTCATAGAAAATTAGCCTTTGGAAGCAAGGTGAAAGTGACAAATCTTCAAAATTATAAAACTGCTATGGTTACCATTAACGATAGAGGCCCTTTTATAAGAGGTCGCATTATAGACTTGTCAAGATCTGTTGCACAGACTTTAGACATACTAGATAATGGCGTCACAGAGGTGAAAATTGAAGTTTTAAAAAACCAAGATGTTAACGTAACTTCAGCTTCTACTTCTACTTCACCTTCCACGCCTCAAACTCCTATTGCTAAGCCTACAACAAATAAAGATAAAACTAATAATAACTCGCAAATGCAATCTATAGAGACCTTTGAGGAAAAAGAGTTTTATGAGATAAATATCGATGAAATCACACCAGATTTCTTCGGCGTACAAATTGCGAGTTTCCAGGATACTGATAATCTGTTAAGAATGGTCAATAGGCTAAAAGTAAACTATAACAGTAAAGTGCTTGTACAGGTAAAAACAGTTAGCGGATCCAGGGTCTATACACTTATTTTAGGCCAATATAAAAGTAGGAAAGCAGCAGAAAACTTTCAGAGCAGAATGTTGAACAAATATCCTGACTCTTTCATTGTAGATATGACTATAAAAGATTAA
- a CDS encoding 4Fe-4S dicluster domain-containing protein, with protein sequence MAIKITDECINCGACESECPNTAIYEGGDDWRHADGTSLKGDIVLPNGKEANAEEAQEPVSDELYYIAADKCTECMGFHEEPQCAAVCPVDCCVPDDEHVESEETLLGKQSFMHNK encoded by the coding sequence ATGGCTATAAAAATAACAGACGAATGTATCAATTGCGGTGCTTGCGAGTCGGAATGCCCTAATACAGCAATCTATGAAGGCGGTGATGATTGGAGACATGCCGATGGAACAAGTTTGAAAGGTGATATTGTTCTTCCAAACGGAAAAGAGGCAAATGCTGAAGAAGCTCAGGAACCTGTAAGTGATGAATTATATTATATAGCAGCAGACAAATGTACGGAGTGCATGGGATTTCATGAGGAACCCCAATGTGCAGCGGTTTGTCCAGTAGATTGTTGCGTTCCCGATGACGAGCATGTGGAGTCTGAAGAAACACTTTTAGGTAAGCAATCTTTCATGCATAATAAATAA
- a CDS encoding acyl-CoA reductase, which translates to MTLDDRINTFSELGLYLQNYTDSKDLSSNFSQKLTNIIRQAEIQNAWFTQDQVHLSIAAWAKALTKKQLRNWLTPYKISAMPKKDVAVIMAGNIPLVGFHDFLCVLILGHKVIGKLSSNDNLLLPFMAEELIKIHPGFEDKIVFTNDRLPKFDSVIATGSNNTARYFEYYFKDKPHIIRKNRNSLAILNGTESKTELEALGEDVFRYFGLGCRNVSKLFIPEDYDVDDFFKAMFKFKDYIHHHKYANNYDYNKAVYLMSSVKLLDNGFLLLKEDKQFSSPIGTLFYEKYTSIKELEITLRERHEEIQCTVGNEDFTEVNFGQTQNPKLSDYADGVDTLEFLIQH; encoded by the coding sequence ATGACTTTAGATGATAGAATAAATACCTTTTCAGAACTTGGATTATACCTGCAAAATTACACAGATTCTAAAGATTTAAGCTCAAATTTTTCACAAAAATTGACTAATATCATTAGGCAAGCTGAGATTCAAAATGCCTGGTTTACACAAGATCAGGTCCATTTATCGATAGCGGCTTGGGCAAAAGCTTTGACAAAAAAACAGCTTCGTAATTGGCTTACGCCCTACAAGATATCGGCGATGCCTAAAAAAGATGTCGCTGTTATTATGGCTGGAAATATACCTTTAGTCGGCTTTCATGATTTTTTATGTGTTCTTATTCTTGGCCATAAAGTGATTGGTAAGTTATCATCCAACGATAATTTGCTGCTTCCTTTTATGGCTGAAGAGCTGATTAAAATTCACCCAGGTTTTGAAGATAAAATTGTATTTACGAATGATAGATTACCGAAATTTGATAGTGTTATAGCTACAGGAAGTAATAATACAGCAAGGTATTTTGAATATTACTTTAAAGATAAACCTCATATTATTCGGAAAAATAGAAATTCATTAGCTATTCTAAATGGAACTGAATCTAAAACTGAACTTGAAGCCTTAGGCGAAGATGTATTTAGATATTTTGGGTTGGGATGTAGAAACGTTTCAAAGCTATTTATCCCTGAAGATTATGATGTTGATGATTTTTTCAAAGCTATGTTTAAATTTAAAGATTATATCCATCATCATAAATACGCTAATAATTACGATTACAATAAGGCCGTTTATTTAATGAGCTCCGTAAAACTTTTAGACAATGGTTTTTTACTCTTAAAAGAAGATAAACAATTCTCATCCCCTATTGGGACTTTGTTTTATGAAAAGTACACCAGTATAAAAGAACTTGAAATCACCCTGAGAGAAAGACATGAAGAGATACAATGTACCGTTGGAAATGAAGATTTTACAGAGGTTAATTTTGGGCAAACACAAAATCCAAAGTTGTCTGATTATGCAGATGGGGTGGACACTTTAGAATTTTTAATCCAACACTAA
- a CDS encoding DNA gyrase/topoisomerase IV subunit A, translating into MSDDLDLNPESQEPFDPTAKDESVKVTGMFQEWFLDYASYVILERAVPAIEDGFKPVHRRILHSMKDLDDGRYTKVANIVGHTMQYHPHGDASIGDAIVQIGQKDILIDTQGNWGNILTGDRAAASRYIEARLSKFALEVVFNPKTTEWQISYDGRKQEPVNLPVKFPMVLAQGAEGIAVGLSTKILPHNFIELIDASIKHLEGKRFTIFPDFATGGIADVSNYNDGLRGGKIRVRATIEVKDKNLLVINEIPYSTNTSTLIDSILKANDKGKIKIKKIEDNTSSDVEILVHLPNNISPDKTIDALFAFTNCEVSISPLSCVIIDDKPHFLGMSELLRMSTENTVELLKTELEIKLGELEEQWHFASLEKIFIEKRIYRDIEEEETWDGVIDAIDRGLQPHIKHLKRDITRDDISRLTEIRIKRISKFDLDKADQKIEALEADIEAVKQDLDHLIDYSINYFKMLKEKYGKGKERKTRIQLFEDIEASKVVIRNTKLYVNRIEGFIGTSMKKDEYVTDCSDIDDIICFTEDGTMMVSKVEGKTFIGKNILYVGIFKKKDKRTIYNLIYKDGKAGFSHMKRFAVTSITRDKAYSMGNDKPGTKVLYFSCNPNGEAELVTVFLRQKKGLKRLKFDIDFSDLAIKGRNVKGNLVSKMPIKSVDLKEEGVSTLKPRKIWFDEAVRRLNVDERGELLGAFKGEDRLLIIRQNGIAKTIIPELTTRFENDIIVMEKWNSKKPISLVYWEGEKEKYYVKRFQIDNADKEELIITEHPNSQLEVVSTDYIPRIEIEFKKTRGKDRRSNEVVNLEDFISIKGIKAQGNQLTSDLIKQIDLIEPLPSDKESEEAIVPETEDKKEDNQQSSLFD; encoded by the coding sequence ATGAGTGACGATCTAGATTTAAATCCTGAATCTCAGGAGCCTTTCGATCCTACTGCAAAAGACGAGTCTGTAAAAGTAACAGGAATGTTCCAAGAATGGTTCCTAGATTACGCATCATATGTCATACTAGAAAGAGCAGTACCCGCCATAGAAGATGGTTTTAAGCCTGTACATCGTAGGATTTTACATTCTATGAAAGATCTAGATGATGGAAGATATACAAAGGTTGCCAATATTGTAGGCCATACAATGCAATACCACCCTCACGGAGATGCAAGTATCGGAGATGCTATCGTTCAAATTGGTCAAAAAGATATTCTAATAGACACTCAAGGTAACTGGGGGAATATCCTTACTGGAGACCGTGCGGCAGCATCTCGGTATATAGAAGCAAGATTATCCAAATTTGCTCTGGAGGTCGTTTTTAATCCAAAAACCACAGAATGGCAAATTTCGTACGACGGTCGTAAGCAAGAGCCTGTTAATTTACCAGTTAAATTTCCAATGGTATTGGCTCAAGGAGCAGAGGGTATTGCTGTGGGTTTAAGTACAAAGATTCTTCCCCATAATTTCATTGAACTTATTGATGCGTCCATCAAGCATCTAGAAGGTAAGCGTTTTACAATATTCCCAGACTTTGCAACTGGAGGAATCGCAGATGTTTCAAATTATAATGACGGCCTTAGAGGAGGAAAAATAAGAGTGAGAGCCACTATTGAAGTAAAAGACAAGAATTTACTGGTGATTAACGAAATCCCTTATTCAACAAACACGTCAACACTCATAGATTCTATCCTTAAGGCAAATGACAAGGGTAAAATTAAAATTAAAAAAATTGAAGATAATACGTCTTCAGATGTTGAAATTCTTGTTCACTTACCCAATAACATTTCACCAGACAAAACTATAGATGCTTTATTTGCTTTTACCAATTGTGAGGTGTCAATTTCTCCCTTAAGCTGTGTTATCATTGATGATAAGCCTCATTTCTTAGGAATGTCAGAGCTTTTGAGAATGAGTACTGAAAATACGGTAGAGCTCTTAAAAACCGAGTTAGAAATAAAACTTGGAGAACTTGAAGAGCAATGGCATTTTGCGTCCTTAGAGAAGATATTTATAGAGAAACGCATCTATCGAGATATTGAAGAAGAAGAAACTTGGGATGGTGTTATAGATGCTATTGACAGGGGGTTACAACCTCACATAAAGCATTTGAAACGAGACATTACCAGGGATGATATTTCTAGACTTACTGAAATCAGAATTAAAAGAATTTCAAAATTCGACCTAGATAAAGCAGACCAAAAAATAGAAGCCTTGGAAGCGGATATCGAAGCTGTAAAGCAAGATCTTGACCACTTGATAGATTATTCTATCAATTACTTCAAAATGCTTAAAGAGAAATACGGTAAGGGCAAAGAACGCAAAACGAGAATTCAATTGTTTGAAGATATCGAAGCCTCCAAAGTCGTAATCCGAAATACTAAGCTTTATGTCAATAGAATTGAAGGCTTTATAGGCACTTCTATGAAGAAAGATGAATATGTTACCGATTGTAGTGATATTGACGATATCATTTGTTTTACTGAAGATGGAACTATGATGGTATCCAAGGTAGAGGGCAAGACCTTTATTGGGAAGAATATTCTATATGTAGGAATCTTTAAGAAAAAAGATAAAAGAACCATCTATAATCTCATTTATAAGGATGGTAAAGCTGGTTTTAGCCATATGAAGCGTTTTGCTGTTACCTCAATAACAAGAGATAAGGCATACAGTATGGGAAATGATAAACCGGGAACAAAAGTTTTATATTTTTCTTGTAACCCTAACGGTGAAGCAGAGTTAGTGACTGTTTTTTTAAGACAAAAGAAAGGTTTAAAACGTTTGAAATTTGATATTGATTTCTCAGACCTAGCTATTAAAGGCAGAAATGTGAAGGGAAATTTAGTCTCCAAAATGCCCATTAAAAGTGTTGATCTTAAAGAAGAAGGAGTCTCTACCTTAAAACCAAGAAAAATATGGTTCGATGAAGCGGTAAGACGTCTTAATGTGGACGAAAGAGGAGAACTCTTGGGAGCTTTTAAAGGTGAGGATAGGTTACTGATTATTAGACAAAATGGAATTGCTAAAACCATTATTCCTGAACTTACTACCCGTTTTGAAAACGACATCATAGTTATGGAGAAATGGAATTCTAAAAAACCAATTTCGCTTGTATACTGGGAGGGAGAGAAAGAAAAATACTACGTCAAGCGCTTTCAAATTGATAACGCTGACAAGGAGGAATTAATTATCACTGAACATCCTAACTCTCAGCTGGAAGTAGTCTCTACAGACTATATTCCTCGAATTGAAATTGAGTTTAAAAAGACTAGAGGAAAAGATAGAAGATCTAATGAAGTAGTAAATCTAGAAGACTTTATATCTATTAAAGGAATTAAAGCTCAAGGTAATCAACTCACCTCAGATCTAATCAAGCAGATTGATCTTATAGAACCATTACCCTCTGATAAGGAATCCGAGGAAGCTATAGTCCCTGAAACAGAAGATAAAAAGGAGGATAACCAACAATCCTCTTTGTTTGATTAA
- a CDS encoding DNA topoisomerase IV subunit B, translated as MAQETKYTEDNIKSLDWKEHIRMRPGMYIGKLGDGSSADDGIYILLKEVLDNSIDEFVMGSGKTIEVSIQSTKVNVRDYGRGIPLGKVVDVVSKMNTGGKYDTNAFKKSVGLNGVGTKAVNALSSYFRVESSRDGKSVSAEFDQGNLINKEDLEESSRRRGTKVTFIPDEVIFKKYSYRNEYIEKMLKNYVYLNPGLTIMFNGEKFYSEEGLKDLLSDRIREEDRLFPIIHLRGNDIEVAITFSKAQYSEEYHSFVNGQNTTQGGTHQTAFREAIVKTIRDFYKKNFEPSDIRKSIVSAVSIKVMEPIFESQTKTKLGSTDMGEDLPSVRTFILDFMKQELDNYLHKNNETAEQLHRKILRAEKERKDLSGIRKLAKDRAKKSSVHNKKLRDCRIHLEDTKKEGYLETTLFITEGDSASGSITKSRDVNTQAVFSLKGKPLNSYGLSKKIVYENEEFNLLQAALNIEDSLEDLRYNNIVIATDADVDGMHIRLLIITFFLQFFPELIKEGHLYILQTPLFRVRDKKQTFYCYSETERREALKKLRGNPEITRFKGLGEISPDEFKNFIGDDIRLDPVMLDKYKSIPEILEFYMGKNTPDRQNFIIENLKVEIDLVEEVKEEINEVK; from the coding sequence ATGGCACAAGAAACAAAGTACACAGAGGATAACATAAAATCTTTAGACTGGAAAGAACATATCCGCATGCGACCGGGCATGTACATAGGTAAACTTGGGGATGGCTCTAGTGCAGACGATGGTATTTATATTTTATTAAAGGAGGTTTTGGACAATTCTATCGATGAATTTGTGATGGGTTCTGGAAAAACTATCGAAGTGTCTATTCAAAGCACTAAAGTTAATGTAAGGGACTATGGACGTGGAATACCTTTAGGAAAAGTAGTGGACGTAGTTTCCAAAATGAACACAGGAGGAAAATACGACACCAATGCCTTCAAGAAATCTGTTGGTCTTAATGGTGTAGGGACTAAAGCCGTTAATGCACTTTCGAGTTATTTCAGGGTAGAATCATCACGAGATGGAAAATCGGTATCTGCTGAGTTTGACCAAGGTAATTTAATTAATAAAGAAGATCTTGAGGAATCATCAAGACGCAGAGGGACTAAAGTAACTTTTATTCCCGATGAAGTTATTTTTAAGAAATATTCATACAGAAATGAATATATCGAAAAGATGCTTAAGAATTACGTCTACTTAAACCCAGGACTTACTATAATGTTCAATGGTGAGAAATTTTACTCTGAAGAGGGTTTAAAAGATTTACTAAGCGACAGAATCCGAGAGGAAGATCGATTATTCCCTATTATTCACCTGAGGGGTAACGATATTGAAGTTGCTATTACCTTTAGTAAAGCACAATATTCTGAAGAATACCACTCTTTTGTAAATGGTCAAAATACCACACAAGGAGGAACTCACCAGACTGCTTTTCGAGAAGCTATTGTGAAAACCATTAGAGATTTCTACAAGAAAAACTTTGAGCCCAGCGATATTCGAAAGTCAATTGTTTCTGCTGTGAGTATTAAAGTGATGGAGCCTATTTTTGAAAGTCAGACCAAAACAAAGTTAGGTTCTACAGATATGGGAGAAGACTTACCATCGGTTAGAACCTTTATATTAGATTTTATGAAGCAAGAGCTTGATAATTATCTCCACAAAAATAATGAGACTGCTGAACAATTACACAGGAAAATTCTAAGAGCTGAGAAAGAGCGGAAAGATCTTTCTGGAATCCGAAAACTAGCAAAAGATAGAGCTAAAAAATCAAGTGTACACAATAAGAAATTAAGGGATTGTAGAATACATTTAGAAGATACTAAAAAAGAAGGTTATCTTGAAACAACACTTTTTATAACCGAAGGAGATTCGGCTAGTGGGAGTATCACAAAATCTAGAGATGTAAACACACAAGCCGTATTTAGCCTTAAAGGTAAACCTCTAAATTCTTATGGACTGAGTAAAAAAATCGTTTATGAAAACGAAGAATTCAATTTGCTTCAAGCTGCTCTTAATATCGAAGATTCTCTAGAGGACTTGCGTTATAATAATATAGTGATAGCAACCGATGCAGATGTAGATGGCATGCACATTAGGTTGCTTATCATAACGTTTTTTCTTCAATTTTTTCCAGAGCTAATTAAAGAAGGTCACCTTTATATTTTGCAAACACCGCTCTTTAGAGTTAGAGATAAAAAGCAAACGTTTTATTGTTATTCTGAAACAGAAAGACGAGAAGCCTTAAAAAAATTAAGAGGTAATCCAGAAATCACTCGCTTTAAAGGACTTGGTGAGATCTCTCCAGACGAGTTTAAAAATTTTATAGGCGATGATATCCGTTTGGATCCAGTAATGTTGGATAAATATAAAAGCATACCAGAAATTTTAGAATTCTATATGGGGAAAAATACACCAGATAGACAAAATTTCATCATAGAAAATTTAAAAGTAGAAATCGACCTCGTAGAAGAAGTCAAAGAAGAAATTAATGAAGTTAAATAA
- a CDS encoding DUF6787 family protein, protein MNKLKERWGIQSNFQLVIIFIVFAITGSLSAYSAKPVLNFLELTRASFPEHFFGVFSYYSLRILIIFPIYQVLLVAIGTLFGQNKFFWNFEKKMLSRLGLAFLFQ, encoded by the coding sequence ATGAATAAATTAAAAGAACGCTGGGGCATACAATCCAACTTTCAATTGGTCATCATTTTTATTGTTTTCGCCATTACAGGTTCATTGTCAGCCTATTCAGCAAAGCCCGTTTTAAATTTTTTGGAGTTAACAAGAGCTTCTTTCCCAGAGCATTTTTTTGGAGTCTTTAGTTATTACTCATTACGAATATTAATCATTTTTCCAATTTATCAAGTCTTGTTGGTTGCCATTGGTACTCTGTTTGGACAAAATAAATTTTTCTGGAATTTTGAAAAGAAAATGCTTTCCAGACTTGGACTCGCCTTTCTATTTCAATAA
- the serC gene encoding 3-phosphoserine/phosphohydroxythreonine transaminase yields MERPHNFSAGPCILPLEVFEKASQSVIDLDNSGLSILEISHRSTAFVGIIEKARELALQHLNLQDKGYKALFLQGGASMQFLMTAYNLLEKKAGYLDTGTWASNAIKEANNFGKTEVLASSKSSNYNYIPKDFLVPEGLDYLHYTSNNTIYGTQMKTFPKKENTPLVCDMSSDIFSRQLDYSQFDLIYAGAQKNMGPAGATLIVVKEDILGKVSRAIPSMMDYQLMIKKESMFNTPPVFSIYVSMLNLEWLSRNGGVPSIEKKNKAKADLIYSEIDRNPLFKGFTALEDRSMMNATFSLKDEQLGPKFDKLWKASHINGLNGHRSVGGYRASMYNALTLDSVKVLVDVMKNFEKTA; encoded by the coding sequence ATGGAAAGACCACATAATTTTAGTGCTGGCCCTTGTATACTTCCCTTAGAAGTCTTTGAAAAGGCCTCACAATCGGTTATTGACTTGGATAATTCTGGACTTTCTATTTTGGAAATTTCTCATAGAAGTACAGCATTTGTGGGGATTATAGAGAAAGCAAGAGAACTTGCACTACAGCATCTTAATTTACAGGACAAAGGTTATAAAGCCTTATTTTTACAAGGAGGAGCTAGTATGCAGTTTTTAATGACAGCCTATAATTTATTAGAAAAGAAAGCAGGCTACTTAGACACTGGAACTTGGGCTTCTAATGCTATAAAAGAAGCTAATAATTTTGGAAAAACTGAAGTTTTGGCCAGTTCAAAAAGTAGCAATTATAACTATATCCCAAAAGATTTTCTGGTCCCGGAAGGCTTAGATTATCTTCACTATACGAGTAATAACACCATCTACGGGACTCAAATGAAGACGTTCCCAAAAAAAGAAAATACGCCTTTAGTTTGTGATATGAGTAGCGATATTTTCTCTCGCCAACTCGACTATTCCCAATTTGATTTGATCTACGCTGGGGCACAAAAAAATATGGGGCCTGCTGGAGCAACTCTCATTGTAGTGAAAGAGGATATTTTGGGCAAGGTTTCTAGAGCAATACCTTCTATGATGGATTACCAATTAATGATCAAAAAGGAGAGTATGTTCAATACGCCTCCAGTATTTTCGATCTACGTCTCTATGTTAAATTTGGAATGGCTATCTAGAAATGGTGGTGTTCCTTCTATAGAGAAAAAGAACAAAGCCAAAGCTGATTTAATTTATTCTGAGATTGATAGAAACCCGCTATTTAAAGGATTTACAGCCTTAGAGGACCGTTCCATGATGAATGCAACATTCTCATTAAAAGATGAACAACTTGGTCCTAAATTTGACAAGTTATGGAAAGCTAGCCATATCAATGGCTTAAACGGTCACCGAAGCGTAGGAGGGTATAGAGCTTCTATGTACAATGCATTGACTCTAGATAGCGTTAAAGTACTTGTAGACGTGATGAAAAATTTTGAAAAAACCGCATAA
- a CDS encoding helix-turn-helix domain-containing protein — protein MVNSLDFTKRLKEIFEYYDLSASSFADRIDVGRASISHIISGRNKPSLDFVMKVVSNFKEVELYWLLNGKGYFPSSKDNRNVINAKEEFVDDIKPEEPKTIEPLLNDNSNQVSHPKKEIQKVIICYTDGSFESFQN, from the coding sequence ATGGTAAACAGTTTAGATTTTACAAAACGACTCAAAGAAATCTTTGAGTATTACGACTTATCTGCCTCTTCATTCGCAGACCGAATTGATGTGGGTCGAGCTTCTATTTCTCATATTATATCTGGACGTAATAAACCAAGTTTAGATTTTGTAATGAAGGTAGTATCCAACTTTAAGGAAGTTGAGCTCTATTGGCTTTTAAATGGAAAAGGGTATTTCCCTTCTTCTAAAGACAATAGGAATGTCATAAATGCTAAGGAAGAGTTCGTCGATGATATAAAACCAGAAGAACCAAAGACTATTGAACCTCTATTAAATGATAATTCAAATCAGGTTTCACACCCTAAAAAAGAAATTCAAAAAGTAATTATATGTTACACCGATGGTAGCTTTGAATCTTTTCAGAATTAG
- a CDS encoding D-2-hydroxyacid dehydrogenase: MKILATDGLSGIGVQLLENAGHEVIIKKVAQNQLSEYITTNEFDGVLVKRSTPLTKVILSESPTLKFIGNCDIISTHIDIDFAEQKGLSVFQAITASSNSIAELTIGHLLSCVRHLKDSNREMPLEGDSKFDTLRHSYSAGTEVEGKILGIIGFGNVGQEVAKKAIGLGMKVIYYDKNEEHVEITLDFYDQQAVKFNLSSSPLKEVLSTSDFVSLHITTKQKNYLVGPKELKEMKPTAGLINTSYFKAVDEVALVKSLENNELRFAALDVFEDEPQPPIQLLMNPKLSLSPNIGGATQETQDRIAMELANQILSFLN; the protein is encoded by the coding sequence ATGAAAATTTTAGCAACAGATGGTCTTTCAGGCATAGGAGTTCAATTACTTGAAAATGCTGGCCATGAAGTTATTATAAAAAAAGTAGCGCAAAACCAGTTATCAGAATACATCACCACCAATGAGTTTGATGGTGTTTTGGTCAAAAGGTCTACTCCGCTTACAAAAGTTATTCTTTCTGAAAGCCCAACCTTAAAATTTATTGGTAATTGTGATATCATCTCCACTCATATTGATATTGATTTCGCAGAACAAAAAGGGTTGAGCGTTTTTCAGGCGATAACCGCTTCCTCCAATAGTATTGCAGAATTGACTATTGGTCATCTCCTCAGCTGTGTAAGACATTTAAAAGATTCTAATAGAGAAATGCCACTCGAAGGTGATAGTAAATTCGACACTTTAAGACACTCTTATTCAGCAGGAACCGAGGTTGAAGGTAAAATACTTGGGATTATTGGTTTTGGAAATGTTGGTCAAGAAGTGGCGAAAAAGGCCATTGGCTTAGGGATGAAGGTTATATATTATGATAAAAATGAAGAGCATGTTGAAATCACTTTAGACTTTTATGATCAACAAGCTGTAAAATTCAATCTTTCATCTTCACCATTGAAAGAGGTGCTTTCCACTTCAGATTTTGTGAGTCTTCATATAACCACGAAACAAAAAAACTACCTTGTTGGCCCTAAAGAGCTTAAAGAGATGAAGCCTACAGCAGGACTAATAAATACTTCATACTTTAAAGCTGTAGACGAAGTAGCCTTGGTTAAATCACTTGAAAACAATGAGTTGAGATTTGCTGCATTAGATGTCTTTGAAGACGAGCCTCAACCTCCTATCCAATTACTGATGAATCCTAAATTGTCCTTGAGCCCAAATATTGGCGGAGCAACACAAGAAACTCAAGATAGAATTGCTATGGAACTAGCTAATCAAATCCTATCCTTCTTAAACTAA